From Aedes albopictus strain Foshan chromosome 1, AalbF5, whole genome shotgun sequence, one genomic window encodes:
- the LOC134290435 gene encoding uncharacterized protein LOC134290435, whose translation MYRQVLLVQDDTCYLRIFWREDPSQPLRVLELNTVTYGTASAPFQATRCLIQLAEDDSTISPEVARIIKEDFYVDDVLSGADTIETAVEYYEQLKSSLARGGFPLTKWCSNSEVFLQHVPPEEQEKQQSIPVYEANELIKLLGLTWDPKADTFHIAAPSAPSSVALHATKRTIYSEIAKLFDPLGLFSPVIVVAKLLVQHLWKTKQGWDEPVEKESQQKWNEVQQAIPQLALIQAPRRVTSDDAVFFELHGFADASTVAYGACCYVRSVLPNGTAKLVLLASKSKVAPLHDLSIPRKELCAALLLTRLLQKVIPAMQMSFREVVLWSDSTIVLAWLKKPLDQLQTFVRNRVAEICSNTEGCQWKYISSKNNPADIVSRGQLPEALSQNRLWQHGPEFLACSNYEMDVADSVPPEPLPEMKIVVAAVTKIDTSRFEFLHQHSSFRKVQRIMAYVRRFFDNCRKKDPSQRVKNVYLTVSELRRASEDIFRVVQHTHLSDEIKLAAAGASSKRIGNLRLVVIDGLLRVGGRLDKSALPFEAKHPIILPDKDPLVKMLIRTMHEELVHVGQTGLINAIRQRYWLLNSRSTVRQVTRGCVKCFRTNPVGTTQLMGSLPSSRVNPSPPFAVTGVDYAGPIWVKQGTYRPKLVKAYVAVYVCMATKAIHLEAVSDLSTSAFLASLKRFVSRRGLVQRLYSDNATNFKGAHHELNELFKQFQNQHTVEEIQQFCQMREMEWHFIPPDAPEFGGLWESSVKSAKTHLKRIVGNSKLTFEELATVLTEIEAVLNSRPLFAISNDPADPKVITPAHYLIGRPLVAPAEPSLEDIKTSRLDRWQHLQVMRDHFWRAWSRDYLNTLLPRKKNLKTVPNIEVGTIVLLHEKTQPPLNWKLGRISAVFPGDDGLVRVVDVFSNGSTFRRPITKVSILPIESNRPEPELED comes from the coding sequence ATGTACCGGCAAGTGCTGCTGGTGCAGGACGACACGTGttacttgaggattttttggagagagGATCCGTCGCAACCGCTGCGTGTGCTGGAGCTGAATACGGTAACGTACGGCACAGCTTCAGCCCCATTCCAAGCCACCAGATGTCTCATCCAGCTCGCCGAAGACGATTCCACGATTTCTCCCGAAGTAGCCAGAATCATCAAAGAGGACTTTTATGTGGACGATGTGCTTTCGGGCGCAGACACCATCGAGACAGCGGTTGAATACTATGAGCAGCTGAAATCATCTTTGGCTCGTGGAGGATTTCCATTGACGAAGTGGTGCTCCAACTCGGAAGTCTTTCTGCAGCATGTCCCACCAGAAGAGCAGGAGAAGCAGCAATCCATTCCGGTCTACGAAGCGAACGAGTTGATCAAGCTGTTGGGATTAACATGGGATCCGAAGGCTGATACTTTCCACATTGCGGCCCCGTCTGCTCCATCGTCTGTCGCTCTTCATGCCACCAAGAGAACCATCTACTCCGAAATAGCAAAACTGTTCGATCCCCTGGGACTTTTTTCTCCGGTGATCGTTGTCGCCAAACTCCTGGTACAGCACCTGTGGAAGACGAAACAAGGATGGGATGAACCTGTGGAGAAGGAGAGTCAGCAGAAGTGGAACGAAGTGCAACAAGCTATACCGCAACTAGCTCTCATCCAAGCGCCTAGGAGGGTTACAAGTGACGACGCAGTCTTCTTCGAATTGCACGGATTTGCCGATGCATCTACCGTTGCCTACGGTGCGTGCTGTTACGTGCGCAGTGTTTTGCCGAATGGAACCGCTAAACTTGTGTTGTTGGCCAGTAAATCCAAGGTGGCACCGCTCCATGATCTGTCGATTCCAAGGAAGGAATTGTGCGCAGCGTTGCTTTTGACTCGTCTGTTGCAGAAGGTGATCCCAGCCATGCAGATGTCCTTTCGTGAAGTTGTCCTATGGTCCGACAGCACCATCGTTCTGGCGTGGTTGAAGAAGCCGTTGGACCAGCTGCAGACTTTTGTGCGTAACCGTGTAGCGGAAATTTGCAGTAACACCGAAGGTTGCCAGTGGAAATACATCAGCTCGAAGAACAACCCCGCAGATATCGTCTCCAGAGGGCAGTTACCTGAAGCTCTTAGCCAGAACCGTTTGTGGCAGCATGGTCCAGAATTTCTTGCTTGTTCCAACTACGAAATGGATGTTGCAGACAGTGTTCCACCAGAACCGTTGCCAGAAATGAAGATCGTCGTAGCAGCAGTAACCAAAATTGATACTTCTCGGTTCGAATTCTTGCATCAGCACAGCAGTTTCCGTAAGGTTCAGCGAATCATGGCGTATGTCCGAAGGTTCTTCGATAACTGTCGGAAGAAAGATCCAAGTCAGCGAGTGAAGAATGTATACCTGACCGTCAGCGAGTTACGACGAGCAAGCGAGGACATCTTCAGGGTAGTCCAGCATACTCACCTGAGCGACGAAATCAAGCTTGCTGCGGCTGGTGCGTCAAGCAAGCGAATTGGAAACCTCCGTCTAGTCGTCATTGATGGATTACTTCGTGTCGGAGGGCGTTTGGATAAGTCGGCGTTGCCTTTCGAAGCCAAGCACCCCATCATACTACCTGATAAGGATCCACTGGTTAAAATGTTGATTCGCACCATGCACGAGGAACTCGTGCACGTAGGGCAGACCGGACTGATCAATGCCATCCGGCAGAGATACTGGCTGCTGAATTCCCGTTCTACCGTCAGGCAGGTCACACGCGGATGTGTCAAGTGTTTCCGCACCAATCCCGTCGGAACCACACAGCTTATGGGATCCTTGCCATCATCGAGAGTAAATCCATCGCCGCCATTCGCTGTAACAGGCGTAGATTATGCAGGTCCAATCTGGGTCAAACAGGGAACGTACCGTCCGAAGTTGGTGAAGGCCTATGTAGCAGTGTACGTTTGCATGGCTACCAAAGCCATCCATTTGGAAGCGGTCAGCGACTTGAGCACCAGTGCATTCCTGGCATCGTTGAAGAGGTTTGTGAGCCGCCGAGGCCTGGTTCAGCGGCTTTACTCCGATAATGCCACAAACTTCAAAGGTGCGCACCATGAACTGAATGAGCTCTTCAAGCAGTTCCAAAATCAGCATACGGTTGAGGAGATCCAGCAATTTTGCCAAATGCGTGAGATGGAATGGCACTTCATCCCGCCGGACGCTCCCGAGTTCGGGGGACTTTGGGAGTCCTCCGTGAAGTCGGCCAAAACACACTTGAAAAGGATTGTCGGCAACTCCAAATTGACATTCGAAGAGCTCGCGACCGTTTTGACCGAAATAGAAGCGGTACTAAACTCACGCCCTCTATTTGCCATCTCGAATGATCCAGCTGATCCGAAGGTAATTACTCCAGCTCACTACTTGATTGGACGTCCGCTAGTTGCCCCAGCCGAACCGTCATTGGAAGACATCAAGACCAGCCGTTTGGACCGCTGGCAGCACCTGCAAGTAATGAGAGACCATTTCTGGAGAGCCTGGAGTCGCGATTACCTCAACACTTTGCTGCCCCGCAAGAAGAACTTGAAAACCGTACCGAACATCGAAGTGGGAACGATTGTCCTGCTTCACGAGAAAACGCAACCGCCTCTCAACTGGAAGTTGGGCCGGATTTCAGCAGTGTTTCCAGGAGATGACGGCTTGGTGAGGGTGGTCGATGTTTTCTCCAACGGGTCCACGTTTCGTCGTCCCATCACGAAGGTTTCGATCTTGCCCATCGAGAGCAACCGTCCAGAACCAGAGCTTGAAGACTAA
- the LOC134290441 gene encoding uncharacterized protein LOC134290441, which translates to MENNNPKDPTTSAVPEKDQSKADHQTPKPTGSVRVPRPLFMSSPSNSNPFRGYSKWELTCEPETKKQLKAVFRQRNQIHQKVVKMERVVEDGQPKSLAQLTVMSRNLTAAYTEFSTFHSQVMALIPDEDLDDQEDEYATFEELYNFVSEIVEELILEAKDAAPAAPAERHLIIQQQPLKAPIPTFDGSYAAWPKFKAIFNDLMSKSGDSDALKLYHLDKALVGSAAGILDARTINEGNYGQAWQILTERYENERVLVESHIRGLFSLKRMSSESSKDLRALIDEATRHVENLRFLKQELLGVSEHMVVFLISNALDKSTRKAWESTLKKGELPKYEPTVKFLKTRCQILENCEAAVQPPSSQPVKPKPAAAISKPPVQKCYTNATNPPKSQQDSSDRCVFCEGQHRNFQCDVLGSLTTAERLEKVRTARVCFNCLRKGHLSKECPSSKHCKKCLKHHHTLLHGDKEVSVKPEAQSNVSVPKSAEEPTAPAPEGNATVSTSCSCNSAQPTKTVLLLTAVVHLTDSRNQLQPCRVLLDSGSQVNFISEKMADSLGLPKQPANIEITGISAIRTIARERMKVKLHSRDDTFHTTVECLITSRVTGTLPTSKIDVSGWELPDGITLADVDFHKPSQVDMLIGAAHFFDLLKAGQIQLAPHLPQLRESHLGWLVAGTINDRDAPVRTAAHSNVASVADIEQMMYQFWQIEEVPNVSKHSTEEQFCEAHFRSTHYRDDTGSTDKQT; encoded by the exons ATGGAAAACAACAATCCGAAGGATCCAACCACGTCTGCAGTGCCGGAAAAGGATCAGAGCAAAGCGGATCATCAGACCCCGAAACCGACAGGATCCGTGAGAGTGCCGAGGCCTTTGTTTATGTCGTCGCCGTCGAATAGTAATCCTTTCCGCGGCTACAGTAAGTGGGAGCTCACCTGCGAACCGGAAACGAAAAAGCAGCTGAAAGCAGTCTTTCGGCAGCGCAACCAGATCCACCAAAAGGTTGTGAAGATGGAACGCGTAGT AGAGGATGGTCAACCGAAAAGCTTGGCACAGCTCACCGTCATGTCTCGAAATCTGACAGCAGCGTACACGGAGTTCAGCACCTTCCATAGTCAAGTTATGGCTCTTATTCCGGATGAAGATTTGGATGACCAGGAGGACGAGTATGCGACGTTTGAAGAGCTGTACAACTTCGTCTCCGAGATTGTGGAGGAGCTGATTCTGGAAGCCAAGGATGCGGCACCGGCTGCACCCGCTGAGAGACATCTTATTATTCAGCAACAACCGTTAAAAGCCCCTATTCCTACGTTCGACGGTAGCTATGCTGCATGGCCGAAGTTCAAGGCGATATTCAATGACCTGATGTCCAAGTCCGGCGACAGTGATGCCTTGAAACTCTACCACTTGGACAAGGCGTTGGTCGGGTCTGCAGCTGGAATATTGGACGCAAGGACAATCAACGAAGGGAATTACGGACAGGCGTGGCAAATACTGACTGAGCGGTATGAGAACGAAAGAGTGCTCGTCGAGTCGCATATTCGAGGACTCTTTTCGTTGAAGCGGATGTCGTCGGAGTCGTCAAAGGATCTTCGTGCCCTAATCGACGAAGCAACGCGGCACGTGGAAAACCTCCGGTTCCTGAAGCAAGAACTTCTGGGTGTGTCCGAGCATATGGTTGTCTTCCTCATCTCCAATGCGCTGGACAAATCCACTCGGAAAGCTTGGGAGTCAACGTTGAAGAAAGGAGAGTTGCCGAAATACGAACCGACTGTCAAGTTTTTGAAGACCAGATGCCAAATATTGGAAAATTGTGAAGCCGCCGTACAGCCTCCATCATCGCAACCAGTCAAACCGAAGCCTGCTGCTGCCATCAGCAAGCCTCCAGTACAGAAGTGCTATACGAACGCCACGAATCCTCCAAAGTCGCAACAAGACAGCTCCGATCGATGCGTGTTTTGCGAAGGTCAGCACCGAAACTTCCAGTGCGATGTTCTAGGCAGCCTAACAACAGCGGAGAGACTCGAAAAGGTTCGAACAGCCCGTGTCTGCTTCAACTGCCTCAGGAAGGGGCATCTATCCAAGGAGTGCCCGTCCTCGAAGCATTGCAAGAAGTGTCTAAAGCACCACCATACGTTACTACATGGAGACAAGGAAGTAAGCGTGAAACCGGAAGCGCAGTCGAACGTGTCCGTCCCGAAGTCGGCAGAAGAGCCTACTGCTCCGGCGCCAGAGGGCAATGCGACGGTATCCACATCGTGCTCCTGCAACTCTGCCCAACCAACGAAGACCGTTCTGTTGCTGACCGCGGTGGTTCATCTGACGGACTCGAGGAATCAGCTGCAACCGTGTCGCGTTTTACTCGACAGCGGTTCCCAAGTCAACTTTATATCGGAGAAGATGGCTGACTCGCTCGGCCTACCGAAGCAGCCTGCGAACATCGAAATCACCGGCATTAGTGCTATCCGGACGATTGCACGAGAAAGGATGAAGGTGAAGCTGCACTCTCGTGATGATACGTTCCACACCACCGTGGAATGTCTTATTACTTCAAGGGTAACCGGAACCTTGCCAACTTCCAAGATCGACGTAAGCGGTTGGGAACTGCCCGACGGAATTACGTTGGCCGACGTCGACTTCCACAAACCATCCCAAGTGGACATGCTGATTGGAGCCGCACATTTCTTCGATCTGCTCAAAGCAGGTCAGATTCAGCTTGCGCCTCACCTGCCGCAGCTTCGTGAGAGCCACCTTGGCTGGCTTGTAGCTGGCACAATAAACGACCGAGATGCTCCAGTCAGGACCGCTGCACACTCCAATGTAGCGTCAGTAGCAGATATCGAGCAAATGATGTACCAGTTTTGGCAGATTGAAGAGGTTCCCAACGTTTCAAAACATTCGACGGAAGAGCAGTTCTGCGAGGCCCATTTTCGGTCAACTCATTACCGCGATGACActggaagcacagacaaacagacgtaa
- the LOC115257160 gene encoding splicing factor U2af 38 kDa subunit encodes MAEYLASIFGTEKDKVNCSFYFKIGACRHGDRCSRIHNKPTFSQTCLLQNLYVNPQNSAKSADGSHLVANVSDEEMQEHYDNFFEDVFVECEDKYGEIEEMNVCDNLGDHLVGNVYIKFRREEDAERAAKDLNNRWFGGRPVYSELSPVTDFREACCRQYEMGECTRSGFCNFMHLKPISRELRRYLYSRRRGRSKSRSRSPKRGGGGGGRDRSPRDRRRSRSRDRKGPERNDNGRKGRY; translated from the exons ATGGCTGAATATCTAGCCTCGATTTTCGGCACGGAGAAAGACAA GGTCAACTGCTCTTTTTACTTCAAGATTGGAGCATGCCGGCACGGCGATCGTTGTTCCCGCATCCACAATAAGCCAACGTTCTCCCAGACGTGTTTGCTGCAGAATTTGTACGTCAACCCGCAGAATTCGGCCAAATCTGCCGATGGAAGTCACC TGGTGGCAAACGTTTCCGATGAAGAAATGCAGGAGCATTATGACAATTTCTTCGAAGACGTTTTCGTCGAGTGCGAGGACAAGTACGGCGAAATTGAAGAGATGAATGTTTGCGATAACTTGGGCGATCATTTGGTAGGGAATGTATACATTAAATTTCGCCGCGAGGAAGACGCTGAAAGAGCTGCCAAAGACCTAAACAATCGTTGGTTTGGTGGACGTCCGGTCTATTCTGAGTTGTCGCCGGTGACGGACTTTCGTGAAGCCTGTTGTCGTCAGTACGAAATGGGAGAGTGCACTCGATCGGGATTCTGCAACTTCATGCACCTGAAGCCGATTTCGCGCGAACTGCGTCGATATCTGTACTCGCGACGCCGCGGACGATCCAAATCCAGATCACGTTCTCCAAAACGCGGTGGTGGAGGCGGCGGTCGTGACCGGTCCCCTCGCGATCGTCGTCGATCTAGAAGCCGTGATCGCAAAGGACCTGAACGAAACGATAATGGACGCAAGGGAAGATACTGA